One segment of Mugil cephalus isolate CIBA_MC_2020 chromosome 14, CIBA_Mcephalus_1.1, whole genome shotgun sequence DNA contains the following:
- the gpnmb gene encoding protein QNR-71 isoform X1 — protein sequence MEALRCVFLLACACVVYQADGRRTYKDMFPHKHSLGKFPFPIPPIPGWSPDTIPWDDYLYPPLNPKSNEFMHRKGKPKVRLTSDSPALNGSCISFTAKLEYPPCQKEDANGDLIWDEHCEDGMELEASANGQVRSGYVYNWTSWLDDYGFGKCTDTTKCNVFPDGKPFPQSNDWRRKGYVYVWHTMGQYFETCDGSSSSLTINTTSIPLGAEVIEVMVYRKRERRKYSPLTTDNTVFYVTDKIPVAVNISQKSAGGQPDNVFFRGEDVVFKVQLHDPSGYLKTAAAIDFIWDFRDGNQLVTHRNVTTHAYSSLGKMSVKLVVEAAFPVECPPAASTQTPRSPTSLPHTETPSAAPASHAVTPKMETTQAPPSTSRPFPPSSAPISVTTELTTETFPPFDFSTTPKSSSLAWLRTRRLNANECFRYAYGSFVGNITIIEPKQPMNSLQNSRIVDVSAARVTNTDINFKVKCLGSIPTSACTIVSDPSCTQVGSIMCDDVPPSSQCEVHLRRRFLEPGTYCVNITLEDSSSLALASTTVTINKSQDPPAPKTSHTAGVVITSSAVLVTIFAFIAYLVYKRYKVYRPIRRSLVEDACPHAGVGGHMVRLRETLFPSSEESRHLLTERRPL from the exons ATGGAAGCCTTGCGGTGCGTTTTTCTCCTGGCCTGTGCCTGCGTTGTTTATCAAGCTGATGGACGCCGAA CATACAAGGATATGTTCCCCCACAAGCACTCACTAGGGAAGTTTCCATTTCCAATCCCGCCTATACCCGGCTGGAGTCCTGACACCATCCCATGGGATGACTATCTCTACCCGCCACTGAACCCAAAGTCAAACGAGTTCATGCACAGAAAAG GGAAACCCAAGGTCAGACTGACCAGCGACAGCCCGGCTCTCAATGGCTCTTGCATCTCATTCACCGCCAAGCTGGAGTATCCTCCATGCCAGAAGGAAGATGCCAATGGGGACCTTATCTGGGATGAGCACTGTGAAGATGGTATGGAGCTGGAGGCCTCAG CCAATGGACAGGTTCGCAGTGGCTACGTGTACAACTGGACGTCCTGGTTGGACGACTACGGCTTCGGAAAGTGTACAGACACCACGAAATGCAACGTGTTTCCCGATGGGAAACCCTTCCCTCAGAGCAATGACTGGAGGCGCAAGGGCTACGTCTACGTTTGGCACACAATGG GCCAGTACTTTGAGACATGTGACGGCTCGTCCTCCAGTTTGACCATCAACACCACCAGCATCCCTCTGGGAGCAGAGGTCATTGAGGTTATGGTCTACAGGAAGCGCGAGCGCAGGAAGTACAGCCCGCTCACCACCGACAACACCGTCTTCTACGTGACAG ATAAGATCCCAGTGGCGGTCAACATCTCCCAGAAGTCTGCCGGCGGCCAGCCCGACAATGTTTTCTTCCGCGGTGAGGACGTGGTCTTCAAGGTCCAGCTCCACGACCCCAGCGGCTACCTCAAAACCGCTGCTGCCATCGACTTCATTTGGGACTTCAGGGACGGCAATCAGCTAGTGACACACCGCAACGTAACCACACACGCCTACAGCTCGCTGGGGAAGATGAGCGTGAAGCTGGTGGTGGAGGCAGCGTTTCCCGTGGAGTGCCCGCCCGCTGCCTCCACCCAGACTCCAAGAAGTCCCACATCGCTTCCTCACACAG AGACTCCCTCAGCTGCCCCTGCTTCCCATGCCGTCACCCCCAAGATGGAGACCACGCAGG CGCCACCCAGCACTAGCCGgcctttccccccctcctctgcccCCATTTCCGTGACGACGGAGCTGACCACGGAGACCTTCCCTCCCTTCGATTTCAGCACAACGCCGAAGTCCAGTAGCCTGGCCTGGCTCCGCACCAGGCGTCTCAACGCCAACGAGTGCTTCCGGTACGCCTACGGCAGCTTTGTTGGCAACATCACCATTATCG agCCCAAGCAACCAATGAACAGTCTGCAGAACAGTCGCATTGTGGATGTGTCGGCTGCCAGAGTGACCAACACAGACATCAACTTCAAGGTTAAATGTCTGGGCAG caTCCCCACCTCAGCCTGCACCATCGTGTCAGACCCCAGCTGCACTCAGGTGGGCAGCATCATGTGTGACGACGTGCCGCCGTCGTCCCAGTGTGAAGTGCATCTGAGGCGGAGGTTTCTGGAGCCTGGCACCTACTGCGTGAACATCACCCTGGAGGACTCCAGCAGCCTGGCCCTGGCCAGCACCACCGTCACCATCAACAAGTCCCAGGATCCACCTG CGCCCAAGACTTCTCACACTGCAGGAGTGGTGATCACCTCTAGTGCCGTGCTGGTGACCATCTTCGCGTTCATTGCCTATCTGGTCTACAA GCGTTACAAGGTGTACCGGCCCATCCGCAGGTCGCTGGTGGAGGACGCATGCCCCCATGCTGGCGTCGGAGGCCACATGGTCCGCCTGAGGGAGACACTGTTCCCCTCCAGCGAGGAGAGCCGTCACCTGCTGACTGAAAGGCGCCCCCTGTAG
- the gpnmb gene encoding protein QNR-71 isoform X2: MEALRCVFLLACACVVYQADGRRTYKDMFPHKHSLGKFPFPIPPIPGWSPDTIPWDDYLYPPLNPKSNEFMHRKGKPKVRLTSDSPALNGSCISFTAKLEYPPCQKEDANGDLIWDEHCEDANGQVRSGYVYNWTSWLDDYGFGKCTDTTKCNVFPDGKPFPQSNDWRRKGYVYVWHTMGQYFETCDGSSSSLTINTTSIPLGAEVIEVMVYRKRERRKYSPLTTDNTVFYVTDKIPVAVNISQKSAGGQPDNVFFRGEDVVFKVQLHDPSGYLKTAAAIDFIWDFRDGNQLVTHRNVTTHAYSSLGKMSVKLVVEAAFPVECPPAASTQTPRSPTSLPHTETPSAAPASHAVTPKMETTQAPPSTSRPFPPSSAPISVTTELTTETFPPFDFSTTPKSSSLAWLRTRRLNANECFRYAYGSFVGNITIIEPKQPMNSLQNSRIVDVSAARVTNTDINFKVKCLGSIPTSACTIVSDPSCTQVGSIMCDDVPPSSQCEVHLRRRFLEPGTYCVNITLEDSSSLALASTTVTINKSQDPPAPKTSHTAGVVITSSAVLVTIFAFIAYLVYKRYKVYRPIRRSLVEDACPHAGVGGHMVRLRETLFPSSEESRHLLTERRPL; encoded by the exons ATGGAAGCCTTGCGGTGCGTTTTTCTCCTGGCCTGTGCCTGCGTTGTTTATCAAGCTGATGGACGCCGAA CATACAAGGATATGTTCCCCCACAAGCACTCACTAGGGAAGTTTCCATTTCCAATCCCGCCTATACCCGGCTGGAGTCCTGACACCATCCCATGGGATGACTATCTCTACCCGCCACTGAACCCAAAGTCAAACGAGTTCATGCACAGAAAAG GGAAACCCAAGGTCAGACTGACCAGCGACAGCCCGGCTCTCAATGGCTCTTGCATCTCATTCACCGCCAAGCTGGAGTATCCTCCATGCCAGAAGGAAGATGCCAATGGGGACCTTATCTGGGATGAGCACTGTGAAGATG CCAATGGACAGGTTCGCAGTGGCTACGTGTACAACTGGACGTCCTGGTTGGACGACTACGGCTTCGGAAAGTGTACAGACACCACGAAATGCAACGTGTTTCCCGATGGGAAACCCTTCCCTCAGAGCAATGACTGGAGGCGCAAGGGCTACGTCTACGTTTGGCACACAATGG GCCAGTACTTTGAGACATGTGACGGCTCGTCCTCCAGTTTGACCATCAACACCACCAGCATCCCTCTGGGAGCAGAGGTCATTGAGGTTATGGTCTACAGGAAGCGCGAGCGCAGGAAGTACAGCCCGCTCACCACCGACAACACCGTCTTCTACGTGACAG ATAAGATCCCAGTGGCGGTCAACATCTCCCAGAAGTCTGCCGGCGGCCAGCCCGACAATGTTTTCTTCCGCGGTGAGGACGTGGTCTTCAAGGTCCAGCTCCACGACCCCAGCGGCTACCTCAAAACCGCTGCTGCCATCGACTTCATTTGGGACTTCAGGGACGGCAATCAGCTAGTGACACACCGCAACGTAACCACACACGCCTACAGCTCGCTGGGGAAGATGAGCGTGAAGCTGGTGGTGGAGGCAGCGTTTCCCGTGGAGTGCCCGCCCGCTGCCTCCACCCAGACTCCAAGAAGTCCCACATCGCTTCCTCACACAG AGACTCCCTCAGCTGCCCCTGCTTCCCATGCCGTCACCCCCAAGATGGAGACCACGCAGG CGCCACCCAGCACTAGCCGgcctttccccccctcctctgcccCCATTTCCGTGACGACGGAGCTGACCACGGAGACCTTCCCTCCCTTCGATTTCAGCACAACGCCGAAGTCCAGTAGCCTGGCCTGGCTCCGCACCAGGCGTCTCAACGCCAACGAGTGCTTCCGGTACGCCTACGGCAGCTTTGTTGGCAACATCACCATTATCG agCCCAAGCAACCAATGAACAGTCTGCAGAACAGTCGCATTGTGGATGTGTCGGCTGCCAGAGTGACCAACACAGACATCAACTTCAAGGTTAAATGTCTGGGCAG caTCCCCACCTCAGCCTGCACCATCGTGTCAGACCCCAGCTGCACTCAGGTGGGCAGCATCATGTGTGACGACGTGCCGCCGTCGTCCCAGTGTGAAGTGCATCTGAGGCGGAGGTTTCTGGAGCCTGGCACCTACTGCGTGAACATCACCCTGGAGGACTCCAGCAGCCTGGCCCTGGCCAGCACCACCGTCACCATCAACAAGTCCCAGGATCCACCTG CGCCCAAGACTTCTCACACTGCAGGAGTGGTGATCACCTCTAGTGCCGTGCTGGTGACCATCTTCGCGTTCATTGCCTATCTGGTCTACAA GCGTTACAAGGTGTACCGGCCCATCCGCAGGTCGCTGGTGGAGGACGCATGCCCCCATGCTGGCGTCGGAGGCCACATGGTCCGCCTGAGGGAGACACTGTTCCCCTCCAGCGAGGAGAGCCGTCACCTGCTGACTGAAAGGCGCCCCCTGTAG